The Geothermobacter hydrogeniphilus genome contains the following window.
TTACCTGCATCGCATGACCGATGAGCAGAAGCTCGGCGCCACCGCCCTGGCGCTGATCTTCTCCGGCGCCATCGGCAACCTGGTCGACCGCATCCGCCTCGGCGAAGTGATCGACTTTCTTGACGCCCACTGGTACGGTCACCACTGGCCGGCCTTCAACATCGCCGACTCGGCCATCACCGTCGGGGTCGGACTGCTGATACTGGACATGTGGCGGGAGGATCGCAGGAAGAAGCGTGAGGACGCTGCCGACTGACCGCCTGCTGAAATTGATCGACATGCCAAGGAGGGATTCATCCATGAAACGCCTGATCGCCTCGGGCCTGCTCATCCTGCTTCTGGCCCTGACCGGCTGCGAGTGCCTCAGCGGCCTCGGCCGTGACATGCAGAAAGCCGGAAACTAGGTCGAACACGAAGCGGATAAACATAAATAGGGGCATTGACAACGCCCCGCGAAAAGAGTATAAACCGTTCTGCCGTACCGACAGGGTACGGTCTGGAAGAAGACGTGTCGGGGCGTAGCGCAGTCTGGTAGCGCACCTGCTTCGGGAGTAGGGGGTCGGAGGTTCAAATCCTCTCGCCCCGACCATTCTTCTTTCCAAAAGCACTTCCCAACCGGGAGGTGCTTTTTGGATTTGAGGGGCTTGAGAGAGGATTTGAAGCGGAGCGAGCGCTGACTGAATGTCAGAGGAGCAGCCAGGGATGGCTGCGGCAGCGAGTGCAGGGGAGCCGACGCAGGTTTGACCGGGAAGGTCGAACCGTAGTGGGCAAATCCTCTCGCCCCGACCATTCTTCTGCAAAAAATTCAAAACAGCCCCACCCCCGAAAAGGGAATGGGGCTGTTTAATTTTACTTCCCGTCGAGAGACCCTGCCGCAGTTCCCCCCTTCACCCAATCACCCCGTTCATGATCGCCGCCAGGGTCAGGCCGGCGGCCAGCAGCCAGAGGCTGACCCCCTGGGC
Protein-coding sequences here:
- the lspA gene encoding signal peptidase II, coding for MPDVPLRYRILVGISLPLLLLDQWIKFYIDRSFALYESVQVIKNFFNITYVRNRGAAFGMLADSSLRMPLFIIIAIVAGGAILFYLHRMTDEQKLGATALALIFSGAIGNLVDRIRLGEVIDFLDAHWYGHHWPAFNIADSAITVGVGLLILDMWREDRRKKREDAAD
- a CDS encoding entericidin EcnAB, whose amino-acid sequence is MKRLIASGLLILLLALTGCECLSGLGRDMQKAGN